A DNA window from Thermosynechococcaceae cyanobacterium Okahandja contains the following coding sequences:
- a CDS encoding nitrate ABC transporter ATP-binding protein (This model describes the ATP binding subunits of ATP-binding cassette (ABC) transporters for nitrate transport, or for bicarbonate transport, in bacteria and archaea.) — MAKPLPFIEIDHVDQVFDLGGGDRYIALKNIHLKIQKGEFISLVGHSGCGKSTLLNIIAGFQRATSGGVVMAGRQVTEPGPDRMVVFQNYSLLPWKTVYENVALAVEAVLTTLSKSERRERVEQAIQQVHLGAARDKYPAQLSGGMKQRVAIARALAIQPQVLLLDEPFGALDALTRGSLQDELMQVCQATGTTCIMVTHDVDEALLLSDRVVLLTNGPEAHIGQILKIPFARPRNRHDVLNHPGYYGLRNEMIAFLNQQKRRPPAAKAVVAPTTASLTLGFIPLMDCAPLVVAKELGFFAKYGLEAVTLHREESWQDLAAGVVSGRLDGAHMLAAMPMALTLGLNGQPPQPLMTSLVLSRNGNAITFSQQLWEQGVKSAEDLRAYIDRTGDRPRFGIVHAASMHNLLLRYWLAAANIDPDQDVELLVIPPPQMVYHLKTGHISGFCVGQPWNSHAVREGIGVVVATDLDIWPGHPEKVLGVRQDWAQARPAQHLALVKALIEACEYCDTIKQRAEIAQLLCRPEYVGCTPEDAYAGFVSPLNWGDGIATAFQPRFHQFYVDRSPCPGRVEGLWIMTQLARWQLTPFAQNWLEIVEQVRRVDLFGAAARDLKVVDNEPDRRPFALFDGVVFDPDHPLAYIEAAPIRRALDIQTIVTGAGESSPVTV, encoded by the coding sequence ATGGCTAAACCCTTACCTTTCATTGAAATTGACCATGTGGATCAGGTCTTTGATCTAGGCGGCGGCGATCGCTACATTGCCCTGAAGAATATCCATCTCAAAATTCAAAAAGGGGAGTTTATCTCCCTTGTGGGCCACTCGGGCTGTGGCAAGTCCACGCTCCTCAACATTATTGCCGGGTTTCAGCGTGCCACCAGTGGTGGGGTGGTGATGGCGGGGCGGCAGGTGACCGAGCCGGGGCCGGATCGCATGGTGGTGTTCCAAAACTATTCACTGCTGCCGTGGAAGACGGTGTACGAGAATGTAGCCCTAGCCGTAGAGGCTGTGCTGACAACTCTTAGCAAATCTGAGCGGCGGGAACGGGTCGAGCAGGCGATTCAGCAGGTTCATCTTGGGGCGGCGCGGGATAAGTACCCGGCCCAACTGTCGGGGGGGATGAAACAACGGGTGGCGATCGCCCGGGCCTTGGCAATTCAACCCCAAGTGCTGCTGTTGGATGAACCCTTTGGGGCGCTGGATGCCCTCACCCGCGGCTCTCTCCAAGACGAGCTGATGCAGGTGTGTCAGGCCACGGGCACGACCTGTATTATGGTCACCCACGATGTGGACGAGGCCCTACTGCTCTCGGATCGGGTAGTGCTGCTCACCAACGGGCCGGAGGCCCACATCGGCCAAATTTTGAAGATTCCCTTTGCCCGTCCCCGCAACCGCCACGATGTGCTCAATCATCCCGGCTACTACGGCCTGCGCAATGAGATGATTGCCTTCCTCAATCAGCAAAAACGCCGCCCCCCAGCGGCCAAAGCGGTGGTGGCACCGACGACCGCGTCCCTTACGCTGGGGTTTATTCCCCTGATGGACTGCGCCCCCCTCGTGGTGGCCAAGGAACTGGGCTTTTTTGCCAAGTACGGCCTTGAGGCGGTAACGCTGCACCGCGAAGAAAGCTGGCAGGATTTGGCGGCGGGGGTGGTGAGTGGTCGCTTGGATGGGGCACACATGTTGGCGGCCATGCCCATGGCGTTGACCCTAGGGTTAAATGGTCAGCCGCCCCAACCCCTAATGACCTCACTGGTGCTCAGCCGCAACGGCAATGCCATTACGTTTAGTCAGCAGTTGTGGGAGCAAGGGGTCAAGAGTGCCGAGGATCTGCGCGCCTATATTGACCGCACGGGCGATCGCCCCCGCTTTGGCATTGTCCACGCCGCCTCCATGCATAACCTGCTGCTGCGCTACTGGTTAGCGGCGGCCAACATTGACCCGGATCAAGACGTAGAGTTGCTGGTGATTCCACCGCCCCAGATGGTCTATCACCTTAAAACGGGGCACATTAGTGGCTTCTGCGTGGGTCAGCCTTGGAACTCCCATGCGGTTCGCGAAGGCATCGGGGTGGTCGTGGCGACGGATCTGGATATTTGGCCGGGGCACCCGGAAAAGGTACTGGGGGTGCGGCAGGATTGGGCACAGGCACGACCGGCGCAGCATTTAGCCCTAGTTAAGGCACTCATTGAAGCCTGTGAGTACTGCGACACCATTAAACAGCGTGCGGAGATTGCCCAGTTGCTGTGTCGGCCCGAGTACGTGGGCTGCACTCCCGAAGATGCCTATGCCGGATTTGTCAGTCCCCTGAACTGGGGGGATGGCATTGCCACTGCCTTTCAACCCCGCTTCCACCAGTTTTATGTGGATCGCTCCCCCTGTCCGGGGCGAGTGGAGGGGCTGTGGATCATGACCCAACTGGCACGCTGGCAACTCACTCCTTTTGCCCAAAATTGGTTGGAAATTGTCGAACAGGTGCGGCGGGTGGATCTCTTTGGAGCCGCCGCCCGCGATCTCAAGGTGGTGGATAACGAGCCAGATCGCCGTCCCTTTGCCCTCTTTGATGGGGTGGTGTTTGATCCTGACCACCCCCTTGCCTATATCGAAGCAGCCCCGATTCGGCGTGCCCTCGATATTCAAACCATTGTTACTGGGGCTGGGGAATCCTCACCCGTGACCGTTTAA
- a CDS encoding nitrate ABC transporter ATP-binding protein (This model describes the ATP binding subunits of ATP-binding cassette (ABC) transporters for nitrate transport, or for bicarbonate transport, in bacteria and archaea.) encodes METLYRLDPHLSATCHLVIDGVSKIYPTPTGSHVVLEDIYLEVNRGEFVCLIGHSGCGKTTLLNMVAGFTTPSRGHISLNGAPVQQPGPDRMMVFQNYALLPWLTTYQNIELAVKSVYPHKTRQRRRQIVEEHLELVGLSAAAHKRPGQLSGGMKQRVAIARALAIRPQMLILDEPFGALDAITKEELQDELLKIWRLHKLTVLMITHDIDEALYLADRVVMMTNGPAAHIGDILTIPFPRPRRRSQLLEDPQYYDLRNQVVDFLYTRFGH; translated from the coding sequence ATGGAAACTCTCTACCGTCTTGACCCACACCTGAGTGCCACCTGCCACCTTGTCATTGATGGGGTGAGCAAAATCTACCCCACCCCTACGGGTTCCCATGTGGTGCTCGAGGATATTTATCTGGAGGTGAACAGGGGTGAGTTTGTCTGTCTGATTGGCCATTCCGGCTGCGGCAAAACAACCCTGCTGAATATGGTGGCAGGCTTCACCACGCCTAGCCGTGGCCACATTTCCCTTAATGGTGCCCCTGTGCAACAGCCCGGACCGGATCGGATGATGGTGTTTCAGAACTATGCGCTGCTACCGTGGCTGACGACCTACCAAAATATTGAACTGGCGGTGAAGTCGGTGTATCCCCACAAGACGCGCCAACGGCGGCGGCAGATTGTGGAAGAGCACCTCGAACTCGTCGGCCTCAGTGCTGCTGCCCATAAACGCCCCGGTCAATTGTCGGGGGGCATGAAACAGCGGGTGGCGATCGCCCGTGCCCTTGCCATCCGCCCGCAAATGCTAATTTTAGACGAGCCGTTTGGTGCCCTCGATGCCATCACCAAGGAAGAGCTACAGGATGAACTCCTGAAAATTTGGCGGCTCCACAAGCTAACGGTGTTAATGATTACCCACGACATTGACGAAGCCCTCTACCTCGCGGATCGGGTGGTGATGATGACCAATGGACCTGCCGCCCACATCGGTGACATCCTGACCATTCCTTTTCCGCGGCCGCGGCGGCGATCGCAACTCCTTGAAGACCCGCAGTACTACGATCTGCGCAACCAAGTCGTGGACTTTTTGTACACCCGTTTTGGGCACTAG
- a CDS encoding molybdopterin-dependent oxidoreductase — translation MNTSREWPQLGSLAVQSSRYLCYYRNSSTDIQQISLSNQPSWQRVLFPGQQLLFHGDATAHLVVTTARGVNYYPCTELQVQEKNRRVNPPAAAVTSLCPYCGVGCGLEAVPQGNTFKIRGDRQHPSSQGMVCVKGATVLESLERDRLAYPLWRERLDQPFTVISWDEAITRLVQRLQWVRREQGADAICMYGSGQFQTEDYYVAQKLIKGCLGTNNFDANSRLCMSSAVSAYVGSFGADGPPCCYEDLEATDCAFLIGTNTAECHPIVFNRLRNHHKRHRHVKLIVVDPRRTATAEVADLHLAIRPGTDIDLLHGIGHLLLKWGHMDAEFIEECTNGFADYVKLLEGYPPEWVAQRCGISQTDLEQAARYWGHAQAVLSLWSMGINQSSEGTAKARCLINLHLLTGQIGRPGSGPFSLTGQPNAMGGREAGGLSHLLPGYRFVTNPQHRQEVEAFWGLPHGHMSDRPGRTTWQMVEGLERGEIGVFWIAATNPVVSLPHLERVKAAFLKSPFTVYQDAYFPTETAAYAHLILPAAQWSEKTGVMTNSERRVTLARAFRTPPGLARADWEIFAEVGRRLGYGQLFNFADAAAVYAEFVQLTAGRPCDQSGLSHDRLTRLGALQWPCPAGSSDEEATAPKRLYTDWRFATPDGRARFCVEHSRGVAEATDAVYSFTLTTGRLYGHWHTQTRTGRIAKIQKMHPEPFLEMHPTDAANLHLKDGDWVEVRSRRGVVCLPITVTRAIRPGTLFIPMHWGFLFAESAEANQLTHPTVCPISHQPELKACAVQVLPLRLRHAPLPSGISQQGQETGILLKP, via the coding sequence ATGAATACCTCAAGGGAGTGGCCGCAGCTTGGCTCATTGGCGGTACAGTCTAGCCGTTATCTGTGTTACTACCGCAACAGCAGCACCGACATTCAGCAGATTAGCCTCTCCAATCAGCCCTCATGGCAGCGGGTTCTGTTTCCGGGGCAGCAGCTTTTGTTTCACGGCGATGCCACCGCTCACCTTGTTGTGACCACTGCCCGGGGGGTCAACTACTATCCCTGTACCGAACTGCAAGTCCAGGAAAAAAATCGGCGGGTGAATCCGCCAGCGGCGGCGGTTACCTCCCTTTGCCCCTACTGTGGGGTTGGCTGTGGTCTAGAGGCAGTTCCCCAGGGCAATACCTTTAAGATCCGCGGCGATCGCCAGCATCCTTCTTCCCAAGGCATGGTCTGTGTGAAGGGGGCAACGGTGTTAGAGTCCCTTGAGCGCGATCGCTTGGCCTATCCCCTGTGGCGGGAACGGCTTGATCAACCCTTTACGGTCATCTCGTGGGATGAAGCCATCACCCGCTTGGTGCAGCGACTGCAATGGGTACGGCGCGAGCAGGGAGCCGACGCAATTTGCATGTACGGCTCCGGCCAATTCCAGACGGAAGACTACTACGTGGCCCAAAAACTGATCAAGGGCTGTCTGGGCACGAATAACTTCGATGCCAACTCCCGCCTGTGTATGTCTTCCGCCGTATCCGCCTACGTTGGCAGCTTTGGCGCGGATGGCCCCCCCTGCTGCTACGAGGATCTGGAGGCCACCGACTGCGCCTTTCTTATTGGCACCAACACCGCCGAGTGCCACCCAATTGTCTTTAACCGACTGCGGAATCACCACAAACGCCACCGCCATGTGAAGTTAATTGTGGTGGATCCGCGTCGCACCGCCACCGCCGAAGTGGCCGACCTGCACCTTGCCATTCGCCCGGGCACCGACATTGATTTGCTTCACGGCATCGGCCATTTACTGCTGAAGTGGGGGCACATGGATGCCGAATTTATTGAAGAGTGTACCAATGGCTTTGCCGACTACGTCAAACTCCTTGAGGGATACCCACCAGAGTGGGTAGCGCAGCGCTGTGGCATTAGCCAAACAGATCTGGAGCAGGCGGCTCGCTACTGGGGACACGCCCAAGCCGTACTCTCCCTGTGGTCGATGGGCATTAATCAATCCTCGGAGGGCACCGCTAAAGCCCGCTGCCTCATCAACCTACACCTGTTAACGGGGCAAATTGGCCGCCCGGGGAGTGGCCCCTTTTCCCTGACCGGGCAACCCAATGCCATGGGTGGGCGGGAAGCGGGGGGACTGTCCCATCTGTTGCCAGGTTACCGTTTTGTCACCAACCCGCAACATCGCCAAGAGGTAGAAGCGTTTTGGGGGTTACCCCATGGACATATGAGCGATCGCCCCGGTCGCACTACATGGCAGATGGTGGAAGGCTTAGAGCGAGGTGAGATTGGTGTATTCTGGATTGCCGCCACCAATCCGGTGGTGAGCCTGCCCCACCTTGAGCGGGTCAAGGCCGCCTTTCTTAAGTCGCCGTTTACGGTTTATCAGGATGCTTACTTTCCCACGGAAACCGCTGCCTACGCCCACCTGATCTTACCGGCTGCCCAGTGGAGCGAAAAAACCGGTGTCATGACCAACTCGGAACGGCGGGTCACCCTTGCGCGCGCCTTTCGCACGCCGCCGGGACTAGCCCGTGCCGACTGGGAAATTTTTGCCGAAGTGGGGCGACGCTTGGGCTATGGCCAGCTTTTTAACTTTGCCGATGCCGCCGCTGTCTATGCCGAGTTTGTGCAGTTAACGGCGGGTCGCCCCTGCGATCAGTCGGGGCTAAGTCACGACCGCTTAACCCGCTTGGGGGCGCTGCAATGGCCATGTCCGGCTGGCTCTAGTGATGAAGAGGCTACAGCGCCTAAACGCCTTTATACCGACTGGCGATTTGCCACCCCTGATGGCCGCGCTCGCTTCTGTGTTGAGCACAGTCGCGGTGTGGCCGAAGCCACCGATGCCGTCTATAGCTTTACGTTAACCACAGGCCGCCTCTACGGCCACTGGCACACCCAAACCCGCACCGGTCGGATTGCTAAAATTCAAAAAATGCACCCAGAACCGTTCCTAGAAATGCACCCAACGGATGCGGCTAACCTCCATCTCAAGGATGGCGATTGGGTCGAGGTGCGATCGCGCCGTGGCGTTGTTTGCCTACCCATTACCGTCACCCGCGCCATTCGACCGGGCACCCTGTTTATACCCATGCACTGGGGGTTTCTCTTTGCCGAGAGTGCCGAGGCCAATCAACTCACCCATCCCACCGTTTGTCCGATCTCGCACCAACCGGAACTCAAAGCCTGTGCGGTGCAGGTTCTTCCCCTACGCTTACGTCATGCCCCCCTGCCCTCTGGCATCTCACAGCAAGGGCAGGAAACGGGTATCCTACTGAAGCCCTAG
- a CDS encoding nitrate reductase associated protein: MSYFFDFEAEFTASLRCIPMVVRYKLDRCGIKLKLIHWHQLSHDQRQWLVITPCDRPEEQEHYRQQLRDWVTASHGTPPGDLAVPETFEWEITNAIPETVQQQLQRENIPPFTVEQWAALTPLQRFALVKLSQPGHENRNFAPALHEFGLVPQPHA; encoded by the coding sequence ATGTCTTACTTCTTTGATTTTGAGGCGGAGTTTACGGCCTCCTTGCGCTGCATTCCCATGGTTGTTCGCTACAAGCTCGACCGCTGCGGCATCAAGTTAAAGCTGATTCACTGGCACCAACTGTCCCACGACCAACGGCAGTGGCTGGTGATAACCCCCTGCGATCGCCCCGAGGAGCAGGAGCACTATCGTCAGCAACTACGGGACTGGGTGACGGCCAGCCATGGTACGCCCCCCGGCGATCTGGCAGTTCCCGAAACCTTTGAGTGGGAGATCACCAACGCCATTCCGGAAACCGTGCAGCAGCAACTGCAACGGGAGAACATCCCTCCCTTTACGGTTGAACAATGGGCCGCCCTCACGCCCCTACAGCGCTTTGCCCTCGTCAAACTCAGCCAGCCCGGCCACGAAAATCGCAACTTTGCGCCCGCACTGCACGAATTTGGCCTTGTGCCTCAGCCCCACGCCTAA
- a CDS encoding BMC domain-containing protein, whose amino-acid sequence MEQGRNFTDLALGLISAQSFPAIVGIADHMLKSSDVLLVGYEKIGSGHCTAIVRGRIADVRLAVEEGAERAQQFGQELSTLVIPRPDPNLEKILPIGSLLAQLATGSRGHRLSSHAVGLLETRGFPAMVGAADAMLKAADVMLTAYETIGAGLCTAIIRGTASNTAIALEAGMAEADRIGELHAVMLVPRPLEDLDQSLPLAPALQKELRPLQLPLNLKQKETEPLVLQAAPQDTVSVETLPEAVPLEPPRD is encoded by the coding sequence ATGGAGCAGGGCCGTAACTTTACCGATTTAGCCTTGGGACTGATTTCAGCCCAGAGCTTTCCAGCAATTGTTGGCATTGCCGATCACATGCTGAAGTCATCGGATGTACTGCTGGTGGGCTATGAAAAAATTGGCAGCGGCCACTGCACCGCCATTGTGCGCGGACGGATTGCCGATGTGCGCCTTGCCGTTGAAGAGGGAGCAGAGCGAGCGCAGCAGTTTGGCCAAGAACTGAGTACCTTGGTGATTCCACGGCCAGACCCCAACCTTGAGAAAATTTTACCCATTGGTAGTCTGCTGGCTCAGTTAGCCACCGGCTCGCGTGGACATCGCCTGAGTAGCCATGCAGTAGGACTGCTAGAAACACGCGGCTTTCCGGCTATGGTGGGGGCTGCCGATGCCATGTTGAAGGCGGCGGATGTCATGTTAACGGCCTACGAAACCATTGGCGCTGGTTTGTGTACCGCCATTATCCGTGGTACCGCCTCGAATACCGCCATTGCCCTTGAGGCGGGGATGGCAGAAGCGGATCGGATTGGCGAACTGCACGCGGTGATGCTGGTGCCCCGCCCCCTCGAAGACTTGGATCAGTCGCTGCCCCTTGCCCCGGCGCTACAAAAAGAGTTGCGGCCGCTGCAACTGCCGCTCAACCTCAAGCAAAAAGAAACCGAGCCGCTGGTGCTACAGGCGGCTCCCCAAGACACCGTATCCGTGGAGACACTGCCGGAAGCAGTCCCCTTGGAGCCCCCTAGGGATTAG
- a CDS encoding pantothenate kinase encodes MVTTSDVWTAVVIGNSRHHWGVFHGAALVQCWHLAPEDVLPPELRLVRDRECWGVSVGRTPLEQLSPNATRLSLADIPMPQLYPTLGLDRALALWGALQVYGAPVCVVDAGTALTFTLADTAGAFAGGAILPGAGMMARALADGTAALPLVPIPQQVPPRWAVTTPSAIESGLYFGMAAIVQSYLGAFYATYPRGTVLITGGDRAFIESLVATDFAGHAWHTDEHLAFWGIRAIRNQQLR; translated from the coding sequence ATGGTAACAACGAGTGATGTATGGACAGCGGTTGTTATTGGCAATAGCCGTCACCACTGGGGGGTATTTCACGGCGCCGCACTGGTGCAGTGTTGGCACCTTGCCCCTGAGGATGTGCTACCCCCAGAATTACGTTTAGTGCGCGATCGCGAGTGCTGGGGTGTGAGTGTTGGCCGCACTCCCCTAGAGCAGCTTAGCCCGAATGCCACCCGCCTCAGCTTGGCGGATATTCCCATGCCGCAGCTATACCCCACCCTAGGGTTGGATCGTGCCCTCGCGCTGTGGGGAGCGCTCCAAGTTTACGGTGCGCCGGTGTGCGTGGTGGATGCCGGAACGGCCCTAACCTTTACCCTTGCCGACACAGCCGGTGCATTTGCGGGCGGCGCAATTCTACCCGGTGCTGGGATGATGGCGCGCGCCTTGGCAGACGGTACGGCGGCGTTGCCCTTGGTGCCCATTCCGCAACAGGTACCGCCCCGCTGGGCAGTCACTACCCCAAGTGCCATTGAAAGTGGCTTGTATTTTGGCATGGCGGCTATTGTGCAAAGTTACCTCGGCGCCTTTTACGCGACCTATCCGAGGGGCACCGTGCTGATTACTGGGGGCGATCGCGCCTTTATTGAGTCGCTGGTTGCCACCGATTTTGCTGGTCATGCTTGGCACACAGATGAGCATCTGGCCTTTTGGGGGATTCGTGCCATTCGCAACCAACAGCTAAGATAA
- a CDS encoding AbrB family transcriptional regulator — protein MEKPNPLTGKALLQRLKEIGQTTRKEAAKLCGYYRVTKSGEVKVNLSKFYSAILEAQGVALDPENDSNHHPKGRGRSPSYRVSVHQNGQIVIGPAYTKAMNLKPGDTFVIKRGYKHIHLYQLEAGEPDGVNGNNE, from the coding sequence ATGGAGAAACCTAACCCCTTAACCGGTAAGGCCTTGCTACAACGCCTCAAGGAGATTGGCCAGACCACCCGTAAAGAGGCAGCAAAACTCTGTGGTTATTACCGTGTAACCAAATCTGGTGAGGTAAAGGTCAATCTATCAAAATTTTACAGTGCCATTTTAGAGGCACAGGGGGTAGCGCTCGATCCTGAGAACGACTCTAATCATCATCCTAAGGGTCGGGGGCGATCGCCCTCCTATCGGGTTAGTGTGCATCAAAATGGCCAAATTGTGATTGGCCCAGCCTACACCAAGGCAATGAATCTGAAGCCGGGGGACACCTTTGTCATTAAGCGGGGTTATAAGCATATCCACCTCTACCAACTTGAGGCGGGGGAGCCGGATGGCGTTAATGGTAACAACGAGTGA
- the panB gene encoding 3-methyl-2-oxobutanoate hydroxymethyltransferase, which yields MARRPVTLPQLQQKKQQREPITMLTAWDYLWARLLDAAGVDVVLVGDSLGMVALGYPTTLPVTLEQMTHHARAVRRGVSASLVVCDLPFLSYHESPEQALRSAGQLVKEAQVQAVKMEGASPVVRAATRRLVEAGIPVLGHVGLLPQQVHQLGGLRQQGKTPEGAAAILADAIALAEAGAFALILEHIPSELAAEITAKLAIPTIGIGAGPHCDGQVLVTADLLGLSPQAPPFAPVYADLGSQAVSALQRYCEDVRSRRYPAP from the coding sequence ATGGCGCGTCGCCCCGTTACGCTACCCCAACTCCAGCAAAAAAAACAGCAGCGAGAGCCGATTACGATGCTGACGGCTTGGGACTACCTGTGGGCGCGTTTACTGGATGCCGCGGGGGTGGATGTTGTTTTAGTGGGGGACTCCCTTGGCATGGTGGCCCTTGGCTATCCCACCACGTTGCCGGTCACCCTCGAGCAGATGACGCACCATGCGCGGGCGGTACGGCGGGGGGTCAGCGCGAGTCTTGTGGTCTGCGATCTGCCCTTTTTGAGCTATCACGAAAGCCCAGAGCAAGCCCTGCGGTCGGCGGGACAACTGGTGAAGGAGGCGCAGGTACAGGCCGTCAAGATGGAGGGGGCTTCGCCGGTGGTGCGGGCGGCCACTCGTCGGCTGGTGGAGGCGGGAATTCCGGTACTCGGCCATGTGGGGCTGCTCCCTCAGCAGGTGCATCAGTTGGGGGGGCTACGCCAGCAGGGCAAAACTCCAGAGGGGGCGGCAGCGATTTTGGCGGACGCGATCGCCCTTGCCGAGGCGGGCGCTTTTGCCCTCATTCTGGAACATATTCCCAGTGAGCTTGCAGCGGAAATTACGGCCAAACTGGCCATTCCCACCATTGGTATTGGTGCTGGCCCCCACTGCGACGGCCAAGTGCTGGTGACCGCAGATCTGCTGGGTCTTAGCCCGCAGGCTCCCCCCTTTGCGCCGGTCTATGCAGATCTGGGTAGCCAGGCGGTCAGTGCACTGCAACGCTACTGTGAGGATGTGCGATCGCGCCGCTATCCTGCGCCCTAG
- the gpmI gene encoding 2,3-bisphosphoglycerate-independent phosphoglycerate mutase, with the protein MAPSPVAPVVLIVLDGWGYREDPNGNAIAQATTPVMDSLWQAYPHTLLYTSGKAVGLPKGQMGNSEVGHLNLGAGRIVPQELVRISDAIEDGSLFEMPTLVNLCQTLKERHGKLHLVGLCSAGGVHSHIEHLYGLVELAKRYDLEQVCIHAITDGRDTPPRDAAGVLTELEQRLAQLGCGQIVTVSGRYYAMDRDRRWDRTETAYRVMTQNDNIQPLSAKEVATKSYAQDLGDEFIYPTRIAVGAVEPGDGVIFFNFRPDRARQLTQAFIDPNFSGFERPLITPLAFATFTQYDASFNCGVVFPPQNLDHILGEVIAEHGLKQLRAAETEKYAHVTYFFNGGLEEPFAGEDRILIPSPMVATYDQAPAMSAMAVTEAVKAAIERQEYTLVVVNFANPDMVGHTGQMAATITAIETVDRCLGTLVEATTKVGGTLLITADHGNAECMVDADGNPWTAHTTNPVPFILVEGEKRKIPGHGGDVLLREDGCLADIAPTILEILGLPQPPEMTGRSLIAGAPYETRRNRTPVSVKL; encoded by the coding sequence ATGGCACCATCACCCGTTGCACCTGTTGTGTTAATTGTCTTAGATGGCTGGGGTTACCGTGAAGACCCAAACGGGAATGCGATCGCCCAAGCAACAACACCGGTGATGGACAGTTTGTGGCAGGCATACCCCCACACGTTACTTTATACCTCGGGGAAAGCGGTGGGGCTACCCAAGGGGCAGATGGGAAATTCGGAGGTGGGCCACTTAAATTTGGGTGCGGGTCGCATTGTGCCCCAAGAACTGGTGCGAATTTCTGATGCCATAGAAGATGGCAGCCTATTTGAAATGCCCACGCTGGTGAATCTGTGTCAGACCCTGAAGGAGCGTCACGGCAAATTACACCTTGTGGGTTTGTGCTCGGCGGGGGGGGTACACTCCCACATTGAGCATCTTTACGGCTTAGTTGAGTTGGCCAAACGCTACGACCTTGAGCAGGTGTGCATCCATGCTATTACCGATGGTCGGGATACACCCCCCCGAGATGCGGCAGGGGTGCTCACTGAACTGGAGCAACGCTTGGCTCAACTAGGCTGTGGCCAAATTGTGACCGTGAGTGGTCGCTACTATGCCATGGATCGCGATCGCCGCTGGGATCGCACCGAGACCGCCTATCGGGTGATGACCCAAAACGACAACATTCAGCCCCTAAGTGCCAAGGAAGTGGCCACCAAGTCCTATGCCCAAGACCTAGGCGATGAATTTATTTACCCCACCCGCATTGCCGTGGGTGCGGTGGAGCCGGGGGATGGGGTCATTTTCTTTAACTTCCGCCCCGATCGCGCCCGGCAGTTAACCCAAGCCTTCATTGATCCTAACTTTAGCGGTTTCGAGCGCCCCCTAATTACCCCCTTGGCGTTTGCTACCTTTACCCAGTACGATGCCAGCTTTAACTGTGGCGTTGTTTTTCCACCCCAGAACCTTGACCACATCCTAGGGGAAGTGATTGCGGAGCATGGCCTCAAGCAACTGCGCGCCGCCGAAACAGAAAAGTACGCCCACGTGACCTACTTTTTCAATGGTGGCCTAGAGGAACCCTTTGCGGGCGAAGATCGGATTCTCATTCCGAGTCCGATGGTGGCCACCTACGATCAAGCGCCAGCCATGTCGGCGATGGCGGTGACTGAGGCGGTCAAAGCTGCGATTGAAAGACAGGAGTACACCCTTGTGGTGGTGAACTTTGCCAACCCGGACATGGTGGGACACACCGGCCAAATGGCGGCCACCATCACTGCCATTGAAACGGTTGATCGCTGCCTTGGCACCCTTGTCGAGGCCACCACCAAGGTGGGGGGAACACTCCTGATTACGGCAGATCACGGCAATGCCGAGTGTATGGTGGATGCCGATGGCAACCCTTGGACGGCCCACACCACCAATCCGGTACCCTTTATTTTAGTGGAAGGGGAAAAACGCAAGATCCCCGGCCACGGCGGCGATGTGCTGCTGCGGGAGGATGGCTGTCTGGCGGATATTGCCCCCACAATTCTTGAGATTTTGGGCTTGCCCCAGCCACCGGAAATGACGGGGCGATCGCTCATTGCTGGTGCCCCCTACGAAACCCGCCGCAACCGCACCCCGGTCTCCGTCAAGCTCTGA